A single genomic interval of Bradyrhizobium japonicum USDA 6 harbors:
- a CDS encoding succinate dehydrogenase iron-sulfur subunit: MVEFALPKNSKITGGKTWPKPAGATDVREFRVYRWNPDDGKNPSVDTYYVDTHDCGPMVLDGLIWIKNNIDPSLTFRRSCREGVCGSCAMNIDGQNTLACTRSMHDVKDGAVKINPLPHQPVVKDLVPDLTNFYAQYASIEPWLKTTSPMPQKEWRQSHEDREKLDGLYECILCACCSTSCPSYWWNSDRYLGPAALLQANRWVSDSRDEATGERLDNLEDPFRLYRCHTIMNCAKACPKGLNPAEAIAELKLKMVERQI, encoded by the coding sequence ATGGTTGAATTCGCACTTCCGAAGAACTCCAAGATCACCGGCGGCAAGACCTGGCCGAAGCCGGCGGGCGCGACAGACGTTCGCGAATTCCGCGTCTATCGCTGGAATCCGGACGACGGCAAGAATCCGAGCGTCGACACCTATTACGTCGACACCCATGATTGCGGCCCGATGGTGTTGGACGGCCTGATCTGGATCAAGAACAACATCGACCCGTCGCTGACCTTCCGCCGCTCTTGCCGTGAAGGCGTCTGCGGCTCCTGCGCGATGAACATCGACGGCCAGAACACGCTCGCCTGCACGCGCTCGATGCACGACGTCAAGGACGGCGCGGTCAAGATCAACCCGCTGCCGCACCAGCCTGTCGTGAAGGACCTCGTTCCTGATCTGACCAATTTCTACGCGCAGTACGCGTCCATCGAGCCGTGGCTGAAGACGACCTCGCCGATGCCGCAGAAGGAATGGCGCCAGAGCCACGAGGACCGCGAAAAGCTCGACGGCCTTTACGAGTGCATCCTCTGCGCCTGCTGCTCGACCTCGTGCCCGAGCTATTGGTGGAACAGCGATCGCTATCTCGGCCCGGCCGCCCTGCTCCAGGCCAACCGCTGGGTCTCCGACTCCCGCGACGAGGCGACCGGCGAACGGCTCGACAATCTCGAGGATCCGTTCCGCCTCTACCGCTGCCATACCATCATGAACTGCGCCAAGGCCTGCCCGAAGGGTCTCAACCCGGCCGAAGCCATCGCCGAGCTCAAGCTGAAGATGGTCGAGCGCCAGATCTAG
- a CDS encoding hybrid sensor histidine kinase/response regulator, giving the protein MQGAQRNSLRLLQWMMAASLALPIALFVFTSTISYTSTKDIADREIERTLDVAHEHALKVFETIDRSLAELNEVVRGLPDEIIRSREPALHRRLKRLTDALPQLKSAWIFDANGKSLVNSLASPPQDLSFADRDYFYAHVDQNIGTFVGAALTPRPPYQGARFFGMSRRREADDGSFIGVIQASVLPEYFESFYARIGSDPGSFFAMGRTDGVVLTHFPRLDRDFRLDPTGPVGQQIAAHPEHGLITIAWPSDGIERRVGYRRVAEYPIYVSAGLETSAIRARWLATMGQHLVFGIPATALLFLLLALAFRRTQHLHAEATARREAEEALKHSQRLEALGQLTGGVAHDFNNLLTVIRASVDLLNRPQLSEERRQRYINAIADAVARAAKLTSQLLAFARRQTLKPEVFDVGERMQSLHDMLATLLGPAIEIGIRLPTEPCLVKADAGQFETALINMATNARDAMQGKGRITFAVQAAATIPDTLVHVSGSHDLAGGDGFVSVAVSDTGIGIPAARLGRIFEPFFTTKQVGQGTGLGLSQVFGFARQSGGEVTVESEVGQGSTFSLYLPRVPTDLLPQRQAPNTAPAVAGSGMSVLLIEDNIELANFAADGLTELGYSITLVDNATDALAELTMDAERFDVVFSDVVMPGMTGLDLAQAIRDRGIRVPIVLTTGYSQALSQDGAAGFDLVQKPYSIEELSRVLHRAARLRPVRDGAAE; this is encoded by the coding sequence GTGCAGGGTGCGCAACGCAACTCGCTGAGACTGTTGCAGTGGATGATGGCGGCATCCCTGGCGCTGCCGATTGCACTGTTCGTCTTCACCTCCACGATCTCCTACACATCAACAAAGGACATCGCCGACCGCGAGATCGAGCGCACGCTCGATGTCGCCCATGAGCACGCGCTCAAGGTGTTCGAGACCATCGACCGCAGCCTTGCCGAGCTCAACGAGGTCGTGCGCGGCCTACCCGACGAGATCATCCGCTCGCGCGAACCGGCGCTGCACCGCCGCCTGAAACGGCTGACCGATGCGCTGCCGCAGCTCAAATCGGCCTGGATCTTCGACGCGAACGGGAAATCGCTGGTCAACAGCCTCGCCTCGCCACCGCAGGATCTGAGTTTTGCGGACCGCGATTACTTCTACGCCCATGTCGACCAGAACATTGGCACGTTCGTCGGCGCAGCCCTGACGCCGCGTCCGCCCTATCAGGGGGCCCGCTTCTTCGGCATGAGCCGGCGTCGCGAAGCCGACGATGGCAGCTTCATCGGCGTCATCCAGGCCTCCGTCCTGCCGGAATATTTCGAGAGCTTTTATGCCAGGATCGGCTCCGATCCCGGCAGCTTCTTCGCCATGGGACGCACGGACGGCGTGGTGCTCACCCATTTTCCACGGCTCGACCGCGACTTCCGGCTCGATCCGACCGGACCGGTCGGGCAGCAGATCGCCGCTCACCCCGAGCACGGCCTCATCACCATCGCCTGGCCCTCGGACGGAATCGAGCGGCGCGTCGGCTACAGGCGCGTCGCCGAATATCCGATCTATGTCAGCGCCGGGCTCGAGACCTCGGCGATCCGCGCGCGCTGGCTCGCCACCATGGGCCAGCATCTGGTGTTCGGCATTCCCGCCACGGCGCTGCTGTTTCTGCTGCTTGCGCTCGCGTTCCGGCGCACCCAGCATCTCCACGCCGAGGCCACGGCACGACGCGAGGCCGAGGAGGCGCTCAAGCACAGCCAGCGGCTGGAGGCGCTCGGCCAGCTCACCGGCGGTGTCGCGCACGACTTCAACAATCTCCTCACCGTGATCCGCGCCTCGGTCGACCTGCTGAACCGGCCGCAGCTGAGCGAGGAGCGGCGGCAGCGCTACATCAATGCCATTGCGGACGCGGTCGCGCGCGCCGCCAAGCTGACCTCGCAGCTGCTGGCATTCGCGCGGCGTCAGACCCTGAAACCGGAAGTGTTCGACGTCGGGGAGCGGATGCAGTCGCTGCACGACATGCTCGCCACGCTGCTCGGGCCGGCGATCGAGATCGGAATCCGGCTGCCGACCGAGCCCTGCCTCGTCAAGGCCGATGCCGGCCAGTTCGAGACGGCTCTGATCAACATGGCGACCAATGCGCGCGACGCCATGCAGGGCAAAGGCAGGATCACCTTCGCCGTGCAGGCGGCGGCGACCATACCCGATACATTGGTGCACGTTTCGGGCAGCCATGATCTCGCAGGCGGCGATGGCTTCGTCAGTGTCGCCGTCAGCGACACCGGCATCGGCATTCCCGCCGCACGATTGGGCCGCATCTTCGAGCCGTTCTTCACCACCAAGCAGGTCGGCCAGGGCACCGGTCTCGGCCTGTCGCAGGTGTTCGGCTTCGCCCGGCAATCCGGCGGAGAGGTGACCGTCGAGAGCGAGGTCGGCCAGGGCAGCACCTTCTCACTCTATCTGCCGCGCGTGCCCACGGACCTGCTGCCGCAGCGGCAGGCGCCCAACACCGCACCGGCGGTGGCCGGCAGCGGCATGTCGGTGCTGTTGATCGAGGACAATATCGAGCTCGCCAATTTCGCGGCCGACGGCCTCACCGAGCTCGGTTACAGCATCACCTTGGTGGACAACGCCACCGACGCGCTCGCCGAGCTCACCATGGACGCAGAGCGCTTCGACGTCGTGTTCTCCGACGTGGTGATGCCCGGGATGACGGGGCTCGATCTGGCGCAGGCGATCCGCGACCGCGGCATCCGCGTGCCGATCGTGCTGACCACGGGCTACAGTCAGGCCTTGTCACAAGATGGCGCCGCCGGCTTCGATCTCGTGCAAAAGCCCTATTCGATCGAGGAATTGTCGCGCGTTCTCCATCGGGCCGCGAGGCTCCGGCCGGTCCGCGACGGCGCTGCCGAGTGA
- a CDS encoding ABC transporter ATP-binding protein/permease has product MQKTAAKREQGRKPPIVEIKGENGDEVAPPPPEVLEPDPELSPEEAEQARKDYLLTRFWISARGFWGRNGDRLAWFYSIGLVVLIVLTVGFQYGINVWNRAIFDAIEKREASTVFHLTAVFFPLAIGSIVLGVAQVFARMGIQRRWRAWLTASVLTRWLANGRYYQLNLVGGDHKNPEYRIAEDLRVATDSPVDFLAGVTSALLSAVTFIIVLWTIGGALTVTFGGSTITIPGFLVIAAILYAAIASGSILVIGRRFVQISEDKNQAEADFRYTLTRVRENGESIALLGGEEEERGGIDRNFTNVLRQWARLAGQHMRTTLVSQGSSLVAPVVPLLLCAPKFLDGSMTLGQVMQAASAFTIVQSAFGWLVDNYPRLADWNACARRIASLMMSLDGLERAEQGDGLGRIKRGETGNEAMLEMKDLSVTLDDGTAVVGETEVVIEPGERLLVAGESGTGKSTLVRAIAGLWPWGGGSVNFHPDRRLFMLPQRPYVPSGSLRRAVAYPGAEDDWTVEEIGEALHKVGLDHLKEKIEEEGPWDQTLSGGEKQRLAFARLLLHNPDIVVLDEATSALDEKSQDKMMQMVTDELPKATIVSVAHRVELEAFHSRKIVLERRKSGAKLVSDIDLIPRKGKRKLLGRFLRQRKAAPKKAA; this is encoded by the coding sequence ATGCAGAAGACGGCCGCAAAGCGCGAACAGGGCAGGAAGCCGCCCATTGTCGAGATCAAGGGCGAGAATGGCGATGAGGTCGCGCCGCCGCCGCCGGAGGTGCTCGAGCCTGATCCGGAGCTATCACCCGAAGAAGCCGAACAGGCCCGCAAGGACTATCTGCTGACGCGCTTCTGGATCAGCGCACGCGGGTTCTGGGGCCGCAACGGCGACCGGCTGGCGTGGTTCTACTCGATCGGCCTCGTCGTGCTGATCGTCCTTACCGTCGGCTTTCAATACGGCATCAATGTCTGGAATCGCGCGATCTTCGACGCCATCGAGAAGCGCGAGGCGAGCACCGTCTTCCATCTCACGGCGGTGTTCTTCCCGCTCGCGATCGGCAGCATCGTGCTCGGCGTCGCACAGGTGTTCGCGCGAATGGGAATTCAGCGCCGCTGGCGCGCGTGGCTCACGGCAAGCGTGCTGACCCGCTGGCTGGCCAACGGGCGCTATTATCAGCTCAACCTGGTCGGCGGCGACCACAAGAACCCGGAATACCGCATCGCCGAGGATCTGCGCGTGGCGACCGATTCTCCGGTCGATTTCCTCGCCGGCGTGACGTCGGCGCTGTTGTCGGCGGTCACGTTCATCATCGTGCTCTGGACCATTGGCGGCGCGCTCACGGTCACGTTCGGCGGCTCCACCATCACCATTCCCGGTTTCCTCGTGATCGCCGCGATCCTCTACGCCGCGATCGCCTCCGGTTCGATCCTGGTGATCGGCCGCCGCTTCGTGCAAATCTCCGAGGACAAGAACCAGGCCGAGGCGGATTTCCGCTACACGCTGACGCGCGTGCGCGAGAACGGCGAGAGCATCGCGCTGCTCGGTGGCGAGGAGGAGGAGCGCGGCGGCATCGACCGCAATTTCACCAACGTGCTGCGGCAGTGGGCGCGTTTGGCCGGCCAGCACATGCGCACGACGCTGGTGTCGCAAGGCTCGAGCCTTGTTGCTCCCGTGGTCCCTCTCCTGCTCTGCGCGCCAAAATTCCTCGACGGCAGCATGACGCTCGGACAGGTGATGCAGGCGGCCTCCGCCTTCACCATCGTGCAGAGCGCGTTCGGCTGGCTGGTCGACAATTATCCGCGGCTCGCCGACTGGAACGCCTGCGCGCGTCGCATCGCCTCGCTGATGATGTCGCTCGACGGCCTGGAGCGCGCCGAGCAGGGCGACGGCCTCGGCCGCATCAAGCGCGGCGAGACCGGCAACGAGGCCATGCTGGAGATGAAGGATCTCTCCGTCACGCTCGACGACGGCACGGCCGTGGTCGGCGAAACCGAGGTGGTGATCGAGCCGGGCGAGCGCCTGCTGGTCGCCGGCGAATCCGGCACCGGCAAGAGCACGCTGGTGCGCGCCATCGCAGGCCTCTGGCCCTGGGGCGGCGGCAGCGTCAATTTCCATCCCGACCGGCGCCTGTTCATGCTGCCGCAACGGCCTTACGTGCCGTCCGGCAGCTTGCGCCGCGCGGTCGCCTATCCCGGCGCCGAGGACGACTGGACCGTGGAGGAGATCGGCGAGGCCCTGCACAAGGTCGGCCTCGACCACCTCAAGGAGAAGATCGAGGAAGAGGGGCCGTGGGACCAGACGCTGTCGGGCGGCGAGAAGCAGCGCCTCGCCTTCGCGCGGCTGCTGCTGCACAACCCCGACATCGTCGTGCTCGATGAAGCGACATCCGCGCTCGACGAGAAGAGCCAGGACAAGATGATGCAGATGGTCACCGACGAGCTGCCGAAGGCGACCATCGTCAGCGTCGCGCACCGCGTCGAGCTGGAAGCCTTCCACAGCCGCAAGATCGTGCTGGAACGCCGCAAGAGCGGCGCCAAGCTGGTCAGTGATATCGACCTGATCCCGCGCAAGGGCAAGCGCAAGCTGCTCGGGCGATTCCTGAGGCAGCGCAAGGCCGCGCCGAAAAAGGCGGCGTGA
- a CDS encoding FkbM family methyltransferase: MTPDNAPSSAPFGAFAPNAAQAAIIRLAQQSGLKRGAFRPWMSRLVNLLGGGPLDVQYQGASFRFYHQGSATERGALFNPDYNLDELDFLRRHTPAGGTFVDVGANVGTFALVMAQQVGTNGKVVAIEPHPMTFGRLSFNHAASKTTQVRLVQAAAGDSDGELMIESGGGNLGATHVVTGTASAEAIKVPSLRLTRILDEAGVGQVDSLKIDVEGFEDRVLIGFFRDAPQSLWPRAVVIEHLSQNEWQQDCIADMVARGFAIARKTRSNTFLSR, translated from the coding sequence TTGACGCCCGACAACGCCCCTTCATCCGCGCCGTTCGGCGCGTTTGCGCCGAATGCGGCTCAGGCTGCGATCATCCGCCTTGCGCAACAGTCGGGGCTGAAACGTGGCGCGTTCCGGCCGTGGATGTCACGGCTGGTCAATCTGCTCGGCGGCGGCCCGCTCGACGTGCAATATCAGGGCGCCTCGTTCCGCTTCTATCACCAGGGCAGCGCGACCGAGCGCGGCGCGCTGTTCAATCCCGACTACAATCTCGACGAGCTCGACTTCCTGCGCCGGCACACGCCCGCAGGCGGCACGTTCGTCGATGTCGGCGCCAATGTCGGGACCTTTGCCCTGGTGATGGCGCAGCAGGTCGGCACCAATGGCAAGGTGGTCGCGATCGAACCGCATCCGATGACGTTTGGACGGCTCTCGTTCAACCACGCCGCGTCGAAGACGACGCAGGTGCGCCTGGTGCAGGCTGCCGCGGGTGACAGCGACGGCGAGCTGATGATCGAGAGCGGCGGCGGTAATCTCGGCGCCACCCACGTCGTCACCGGCACCGCCAGCGCGGAGGCCATCAAGGTGCCGTCGCTGCGGCTGACACGCATTCTGGACGAGGCCGGCGTCGGCCAAGTCGATTCGCTCAAGATCGACGTCGAGGGCTTCGAGGACCGCGTGCTGATCGGCTTCTTCCGCGACGCGCCGCAATCGCTGTGGCCGCGCGCGGTGGTCATCGAGCATCTGTCACAAAACGAATGGCAGCAGGATTGTATCGCGGACATGGTGGCGCGCGGCTTTGCGATCGCGCGCAAGACACGGAGCAATACGTTCCTGTCGCGCTGA
- a CDS encoding VOC family protein, whose protein sequence is MIDHLGFSVSDYERAKAFYTKALAPLDYSLIMEVTAEQTGHAPAAGFGANGKPDLWFGAEGAMNKPVHIALLAKDRATVDAFYKAAIAAGGRDNGAPGIRPHYHANYYGAFVLDPDGHNIEAVCHAPE, encoded by the coding sequence ATGATCGACCATTTGGGTTTCTCCGTTTCCGACTATGAGCGCGCGAAAGCGTTCTATACCAAAGCGCTTGCGCCACTCGATTACAGCCTGATCATGGAGGTCACGGCGGAGCAGACCGGTCACGCTCCGGCCGCAGGGTTCGGCGCCAACGGCAAGCCGGACCTCTGGTTCGGGGCCGAAGGCGCGATGAACAAGCCGGTGCACATCGCGCTTCTCGCCAAGGACCGCGCCACGGTCGATGCCTTCTACAAGGCAGCGATTGCCGCCGGCGGGCGCGACAATGGCGCGCCCGGTATCCGCCCGCATTATCATGCGAACTATTATGGCGCGTTCGTGCTCGACCCTGACGGACACAACATCGAAGCCGTCTGCCACGCGCCGGAATAG
- a CDS encoding OmpA family protein produces the protein MTNLRFVLLATTALTAMQFASSASHAQSAPPLVVAQAQTQPPETDKSKQPPKEAPKGPPPGARPAAPPPPAAAPPAAPARPTAPPPAAAPPHPPAPPPPAAAPSRPTPPPPPPPAARPAPPPPPPPPPPAAPKQPSPPPAAAPQQHAPAPTPPPPAAQQHTPTSPPAAAPPAARPAPTPPAAATPPAAAPARPVPAPAATPSPSPAAPAARPGAAAPTATPAPATTPAPTATPAPGVTPGAPPAGRPGAPPPGGRPGTPPAAGSPSPAPGATPAPTATPAPGGATPPPGRPGAGPTPAPGTAPAATPTPGQQGGTPPAGAPAAGTPAAPPQAGGLPPRPAAPAGAAAPTVVPGSAAAAPPPDRAQYRPPTVTPAFQARPTVVAPLPPPPRPPQRDLTPLAIGAGVVAGAVIGATIADLHNQRREAIEGGRTVYTEPDRIIIRDPGGQAYVRGNDLYRFRYGARDIRTDTIGGETRTVVIRPDGSEVITVVGPDGSLLRRIRRDPGGREIIIIDNSYRDPRSVGGFYVDVPPPVVNMPYDRYIVDAQEASPDVIYQTMEAPPVQRIDRRYTLDEIRYSPNVRMQMPSIDVNTITFETGSWTIPPDQAARLQGIADGLNRAIQRNPRAVFLIEGHTDAVGNEVDNLSLSDRRAQSAAELLTQQFGVPAENLTSQGYGEQYLKEQTQGPSLINRRVTVRNITPLLNGGQASLPPPPPGTAPPR, from the coding sequence ATGACCAACCTTCGTTTCGTGCTGCTTGCAACGACGGCTCTGACCGCGATGCAATTCGCAAGCTCCGCATCGCATGCGCAGAGCGCGCCGCCGCTCGTGGTCGCGCAGGCGCAGACACAACCACCAGAGACCGACAAATCGAAGCAGCCTCCGAAGGAAGCGCCGAAGGGACCGCCGCCCGGCGCACGTCCTGCCGCGCCACCTCCGCCTGCCGCAGCACCGCCCGCAGCTCCTGCGCGCCCGACGGCGCCGCCGCCCGCGGCTGCACCTCCGCATCCTCCCGCGCCGCCGCCGCCGGCTGCCGCGCCATCGCGCCCGACACCACCACCGCCTCCTCCGCCTGCGGCACGTCCGGCACCTCCGCCCCCGCCGCCGCCCCCACCGCCGGCAGCTCCCAAGCAGCCGTCGCCGCCTCCGGCTGCGGCACCTCAGCAGCATGCGCCTGCGCCAACTCCGCCGCCCCCGGCCGCGCAGCAGCACACGCCGACGTCGCCTCCCGCCGCAGCTCCGCCTGCCGCGCGTCCCGCTCCGACTCCGCCGGCAGCAGCAACGCCGCCCGCAGCAGCACCCGCACGTCCGGTGCCGGCACCTGCGGCTACGCCGTCGCCTTCACCGGCCGCGCCTGCGGCCCGCCCTGGCGCGGCTGCACCGACCGCCACGCCTGCACCGGCGACAACACCTGCGCCGACGGCAACGCCGGCACCGGGCGTCACGCCCGGCGCACCGCCGGCCGGTCGCCCGGGTGCACCGCCGCCCGGCGGACGTCCTGGCACGCCTCCGGCTGCAGGATCCCCCTCGCCGGCTCCCGGTGCCACGCCCGCTCCAACGGCCACGCCGGCCCCTGGTGGCGCTACGCCGCCGCCCGGCCGTCCCGGCGCAGGACCGACGCCCGCCCCCGGCACAGCTCCGGCGGCGACGCCGACCCCTGGTCAACAGGGTGGAACACCTCCCGCTGGCGCGCCCGCAGCCGGAACTCCGGCTGCGCCGCCCCAGGCCGGCGGCCTCCCGCCCCGGCCAGCGGCTCCCGCCGGCGCCGCGGCACCGACTGTCGTTCCCGGCTCTGCGGCCGCAGCGCCGCCGCCCGACAGGGCGCAATATAGACCGCCGACGGTTACGCCTGCCTTCCAGGCAAGGCCGACGGTCGTCGCACCGCTGCCACCTCCGCCGCGCCCGCCGCAGCGTGACCTGACACCGCTCGCGATCGGTGCGGGCGTGGTGGCCGGCGCCGTGATCGGAGCCACCATTGCCGACCTGCACAACCAGCGACGCGAGGCCATCGAAGGCGGCCGCACCGTCTACACCGAACCGGATCGCATCATCATCCGCGATCCGGGCGGGCAGGCCTATGTCCGCGGCAACGACCTCTATCGCTTCCGCTATGGCGCCCGCGACATCCGCACCGACACCATCGGCGGCGAAACCCGCACGGTCGTGATCCGTCCTGATGGCAGCGAGGTCATCACCGTGGTCGGTCCCGACGGTTCGTTGCTGCGGCGAATCCGCAGGGACCCCGGCGGGCGCGAGATCATCATCATCGACAACAGCTATCGCGATCCGCGGTCGGTCGGCGGCTTCTATGTCGACGTGCCGCCGCCGGTGGTCAACATGCCCTACGATCGCTACATCGTCGACGCTCAGGAGGCGTCGCCGGACGTGATCTACCAGACCATGGAGGCACCGCCGGTGCAGCGGATCGATCGGCGTTACACGCTCGACGAGATCCGCTACAGCCCCAATGTTCGCATGCAGATGCCGAGCATCGACGTCAACACGATCACCTTCGAGACGGGCTCGTGGACCATCCCGCCGGACCAGGCGGCCCGGCTGCAGGGGATCGCCGACGGTCTCAACCGTGCGATCCAGCGCAACCCGCGCGCGGTGTTCCTGATCGAGGGACACACCGACGCGGTCGGCAACGAGGTCGACAATCTGTCATTGTCGGACCGCCGTGCGCAGTCCGCGGCCGAATTGCTGACCCAGCAGTTCGGGGTGCCCGCGGAGAACCTGACCTCGCAGGGCTATGGCGAGCAGTATCTGAAGGAGCAGACGCAAGGACCTAGCCTGATCAACCGGCGCGTCACCGTCCGCAACATCACGCCGCTGCTCAACGGTGGCCAGGCCTCGCTGCCGCCGCCCCCGCCCGGCACCGCGCCGCCGCGCTGA